In Aureibaculum algae, the following are encoded in one genomic region:
- a CDS encoding sulfatase, with translation MRTKCLLFVILLFVVLNCQKNTKTTSQDLSTPPNIVLFLVDDMGWQDTSVPFWDKRTPFNDLYHTPNMERLANEGMKFTQAYATAVCSPTRISLMTGMNAAKHQVTNWTLNKDALQPMESNHKTLSFPNWNVNGMSPVAGDENAIYATPLPQVLNDAGYYTIHSGKAHLGAIGTPGENPLNLGFDVNIAGHAAGAPASYYGMENFGNGKKGQEVWAVPGLEQYHGKDIYLSEAITLEALKAIDTAVQNKNPFFLYMSHYAVHSPIMGDDRFVQKYYDKGVDSTEAKYASMIEGMDKSLGDIMDFIDEKNIADNTIILFMSDNGGLSAVARGGKKHIHNKPLNSGKGSAYEGGIREPMLVKWPGKVNEKSNTDNYVIIEDFYPTILEMAGIETPKTIQKVDGQSFVPILIGESPKTNERPLFWHYPNFWGASGPGIGSSSAVRLGDWKLIYFYENQKLELYNLSKDIGELNNLAEINPEKAKALAIILTNYLKEVKAQIPADKKNGKQIPYPAEVLN, from the coding sequence ATGAGAACCAAATGTCTACTGTTCGTTATTTTATTATTTGTAGTTTTAAATTGTCAAAAAAACACAAAAACCACTTCACAGGATTTATCGACACCTCCCAACATTGTACTTTTTTTAGTAGATGATATGGGGTGGCAAGACACGTCCGTACCGTTTTGGGATAAACGCACACCTTTTAATGATTTGTATCATACACCAAACATGGAACGATTGGCAAATGAAGGAATGAAATTTACGCAAGCCTATGCCACTGCGGTCTGTTCACCAACGCGGATAAGTTTAATGACCGGTATGAATGCTGCTAAGCATCAAGTTACCAATTGGACTTTAAATAAAGACGCTTTACAACCTATGGAATCAAATCATAAAACATTGTCATTCCCAAATTGGAATGTAAATGGTATGAGTCCGGTAGCAGGAGATGAAAATGCGATTTATGCCACACCATTGCCACAGGTATTAAATGATGCGGGTTATTATACAATTCATTCAGGAAAGGCACACTTAGGTGCAATTGGTACACCAGGAGAAAATCCATTGAACTTAGGTTTTGATGTAAATATTGCAGGACATGCAGCAGGAGCACCTGCAAGTTATTATGGAATGGAAAATTTTGGCAATGGTAAAAAAGGTCAAGAAGTATGGGCTGTACCTGGATTAGAGCAATACCATGGTAAAGATATTTATTTATCAGAAGCTATTACCTTAGAAGCTCTTAAAGCCATTGATACCGCAGTGCAAAATAAAAATCCATTTTTTTTATATATGTCACATTATGCAGTGCATTCTCCAATTATGGGAGACGATAGGTTTGTTCAGAAATATTATGATAAAGGTGTCGATTCTACAGAAGCTAAATATGCCTCAATGATTGAAGGTATGGATAAAAGTTTAGGAGATATTATGGATTTTATTGATGAAAAAAACATAGCAGATAATACCATAATATTATTTATGTCAGATAATGGAGGATTAAGTGCTGTTGCCCGTGGTGGCAAAAAACACATCCATAATAAACCACTTAATAGTGGTAAAGGCTCTGCTTATGAAGGAGGTATACGAGAACCAATGTTAGTGAAATGGCCAGGAAAAGTGAATGAGAAATCTAATACAGATAATTATGTAATTATTGAAGATTTTTATCCTACCATTCTTGAAATGGCAGGAATTGAAACCCCTAAAACAATTCAAAAAGTAGATGGGCAGAGTTTTGTGCCAATTTTAATTGGAGAAAGTCCTAAAACAAATGAACGTCCATTATTTTGGCATTATCCAAATTTTTGGGGAGCATCAGGTCCTGGAATTGGTTCCAGTAGTGCAGTTCGTCTAGGTGATTGGAAATTAATTTATTTTTATGAAAATCAGAAATTAGAATTGTATAATCTTAGTAAAGATATTGGAGAACTAAATAACTTAGCTGAGATAAATCCTGAAAAAGCGAAAGCATTGGCAATAATTTTGACAAATTATTTAAAAGAAGTAAAAGCTCAAATCCCCGCAGATAAAAAAAATGGAAAACAGATCCCTTATCCTGCTGAGGTTTTAAACTAA
- a CDS encoding alpha-L-fucosidase, producing the protein MKVLKKYNRIKEVMKKSVIFVFLLSTMFSWSQSVDSLKVEQEKMQWFKDAKLGVFIHWGLYAVNGIDESWSFYNGYISHKNYLKQTKGFTAKDYNPEAWAKLIKNSGAKYSVITSKHHDGFALWDTKYGNFNSVDAATSKKDVLTPFVTALRKNDLKVGIYYSLPDWTYNDYTNFTRDSIRYKIQDEPKRWKKFLNYYQGQLKELSDNYNPDLYWFDGDWEHNSEEWQAPQVRKMLLDKNPNTILNSRLREHGDYATPEQGMPITRPKSKYWELCMTINDSWGYQKNDHNYKTTNQIIGIFADVIGNGGNLLLDIGPKGDGSIPKEQVEVLEGLGKWTSKHKEAIYGTVAGIPKEHFYGPSTLSKDKTMLYLFVKGDPKGEVVIRGLKNKINRIWVVGNGTKLSHKVVGSVYWSHYPGIKYIQVPEYVLDDEMTVIAVLLDGKVDLYREDGAVIESN; encoded by the coding sequence ATGAAAGTCTTGAAGAAATATAATAGAATTAAAGAGGTAATGAAAAAGTCTGTAATTTTTGTATTTTTATTATCCACAATGTTTTCTTGGTCTCAGAGTGTTGATTCATTAAAAGTTGAGCAGGAAAAAATGCAATGGTTTAAAGATGCCAAATTGGGTGTTTTTATACATTGGGGATTATATGCTGTAAATGGAATTGATGAATCTTGGTCATTTTATAACGGTTATATTTCACATAAAAATTATTTGAAGCAAACAAAAGGATTTACAGCTAAAGATTATAATCCTGAAGCATGGGCCAAATTAATTAAAAATAGTGGTGCAAAGTATTCTGTAATTACTTCAAAACATCATGATGGTTTTGCTTTATGGGATACAAAATATGGAAATTTTAATTCTGTGGATGCCGCTACATCAAAAAAAGATGTATTGACACCATTTGTAACTGCACTAAGAAAAAATGACCTTAAAGTTGGTATTTATTATTCGTTACCCGATTGGACTTATAATGATTATACAAATTTCACTAGAGATTCTATTCGCTATAAAATTCAAGATGAACCAAAAAGATGGAAAAAATTCTTGAACTATTACCAAGGTCAATTAAAAGAACTTTCTGACAATTATAATCCAGATTTATATTGGTTTGATGGTGATTGGGAACATAATTCGGAAGAATGGCAAGCTCCGCAAGTTAGAAAGATGTTGTTGGATAAAAACCCAAATACAATTTTGAATTCTCGTTTACGCGAACATGGAGATTATGCGACTCCAGAACAAGGTATGCCTATAACTAGACCCAAAAGTAAGTATTGGGAATTATGTATGACTATAAATGATTCTTGGGGGTATCAAAAGAATGATCACAATTATAAAACTACCAACCAAATTATCGGAATTTTCGCTGATGTTATTGGCAATGGAGGTAATTTATTATTAGATATTGGTCCTAAAGGAGATGGTTCAATTCCAAAAGAACAAGTTGAGGTGTTGGAAGGATTGGGTAAATGGACTAGTAAACATAAAGAAGCTATTTACGGTACCGTGGCAGGGATTCCTAAAGAACATTTTTATGGGCCATCTACCTTATCAAAAGATAAAACAATGTTGTATTTATTTGTGAAAGGAGATCCCAAAGGAGAAGTTGTTATTAGAGGACTAAAGAATAAAATTAACCGCATATGGGTAGTCGGTAATGGTACTAAACTTTCTCATAAAGTTGTTGGCAGCGTATATTGGAGTCATTATCCAGGTATTAAGTATATTCAAGTTCCTGAGTATGTGTTAGATGATGAGATGACTGTAATTGCTGTTTTATTAGATGGTAAGGTTGATTTGTATCGTGAAGATGGAGCGGTAATAGAAAGTAATTAA
- a CDS encoding sugar MFS transporter, with protein MTTPTKSNSNLIPMLIIGAMFFIFGFVTWINGVLIPFMKTINELTDTQSYLVASASYIAFVVMALPSSYLLKKVGYKKGMSIGLILMAVGALVFIPAAEARTYWMFLAGIFIQGTGMTLLQTAANPYITILGPIESGAKRIAMMGIANKVAGSLGSIVFGALLLSGIDDIKDKVSTVSSDEKMQLLDTMANSVVVPYIIMAVVLFLFGLLVLRAPLPELEGDHDEEVAEGETAKTSIFQFPHLWLGVLTLFVYVGAEVIAGDSIIAYGLSLGIPADEASKFTSFTLGAMVFMYALGVFLIPKYLSQGLALRISAVLGVIFSVCILLTTGFTSVLFVAALGIANALVWPAVWPLTLHGLGKFTKTASALLVMAISGGAIIPPLYGRLVDSGKHELIASGISEAEAMASSANSSYWILLPCYIIILYYAVWGHKLGFKKK; from the coding sequence ATGACAACCCCTACTAAAAGCAACAGTAACTTAATACCAATGCTGATTATTGGAGCTATGTTCTTCATTTTCGGATTTGTAACTTGGATAAATGGAGTTTTAATTCCGTTTATGAAAACTATTAATGAGTTAACAGATACACAATCGTATTTAGTTGCATCAGCTTCTTATATCGCCTTTGTAGTAATGGCTTTACCATCATCTTATTTATTAAAAAAAGTAGGATATAAAAAGGGGATGTCCATTGGTTTAATATTAATGGCTGTTGGAGCGTTGGTGTTTATACCCGCGGCTGAAGCCAGAACCTATTGGATGTTTTTAGCAGGTATCTTTATTCAAGGTACAGGGATGACTTTATTACAGACTGCAGCAAACCCATATATAACGATATTAGGACCTATTGAGAGTGGAGCAAAACGGATTGCAATGATGGGAATTGCAAATAAAGTGGCAGGATCTTTAGGGTCAATAGTTTTTGGAGCATTACTATTATCGGGTATTGATGATATAAAAGATAAAGTGAGTACTGTTTCGTCTGATGAAAAGATGCAACTTTTAGATACTATGGCTAATAGTGTTGTGGTACCATATATAATTATGGCAGTCGTGTTATTTCTTTTTGGATTATTAGTTTTAAGAGCCCCATTACCAGAATTAGAGGGTGATCATGATGAGGAAGTTGCAGAAGGAGAAACAGCAAAAACTAGTATTTTTCAATTCCCACATTTATGGTTGGGAGTCTTAACTTTGTTTGTTTATGTAGGTGCAGAAGTAATTGCTGGTGATTCTATAATTGCCTATGGCTTATCACTTGGTATTCCAGCTGATGAGGCTAGTAAATTCACTTCATTTACTTTGGGAGCAATGGTATTTATGTACGCATTAGGTGTATTTTTGATACCCAAATATTTAAGTCAAGGCCTTGCCTTAAGAATTAGTGCTGTACTTGGTGTTATCTTTTCTGTTTGTATTTTATTAACTACTGGTTTTACATCTGTATTGTTTGTAGCGGCTTTAGGTATTGCCAATGCATTGGTTTGGCCAGCAGTTTGGCCATTAACATTACATGGTTTAGGTAAATTTACAAAAACGGCTTCCGCTTTATTAGTTATGGCTATTTCCGGGGGGGCAATCATTCCTCCATTATATGGTAGATTGGTAGATTCTGGTAAACATGAATTGATTGCTAGTGGTATTTCTGAAGCTGAAGCAATGGCGAGTTCTGCGAATAGTAGTTATTGGATTCTTTTACCTTGTTATATAATCATTTTGTATTATGCTGTTTGGGGGCATAAACTAGGTTTTAAAAAGAAATAA
- a CDS encoding glycoside hydrolase family 95 protein has product MRKPTKILIVLFVFFTLNSCQKEEVQQPITEIWYAQPATKWMEALPIGNGRLGAMVFGDPKHERIQLNEDSLWPGGPDWGNSKGNKDDLEQIRELLAAGKAHEVDQLIIEKFSYKSVLRSHQTMGDLFIDFEGENEVTNYKRSLDFDNAIAKTVYNSNGHQVTQKVFASNPDDVLIITLETNNPEGLSFTLRMDRPEDNGHKTVSVSNSSENEISMKGMVTQYGGKKFSEPFPIDYGVKFETRLKVNNNSGEVIAKDGILELKNVKQATLYVVANTSFYHDDYETENTKTLTDVTEKSIKELLDTHIKDYQELYNRVDFNLGDASLDSLPTDVRLKRIKEGNDDPDLAAKLFKYGRYLLIASSREGTNPANLQGLWNEHIQAPWNADYHLNINLQMNYWPAEVTNLSELHTPFFNFLDKVFDRGRITAKEQYGIERGTVAHHATDLWATPWMRAERAYWGAWIHGGGWSGQHYWEHYQFTEDKEFLEKRAYPTLKSLSEFYLDWLVWDEKSKTWVSSPDSSPENSYLASDGKPAAISFGSAMGHQIIGEVFDNTMAAAKILGINDDFVKEVKAKRENLHPGVVVGEDGRILEWNEPYEEPEKGHRHMSHLYGLHPGDDITSQTKEAFAAAQKTIDYRLEHGGAGTGWSRAWMINMNARLLNAKSAEENITKFMQISVADNFFDEHPPFQIDGNFGYTAGVAECLLQSHEGFLRILPSLPNNWKKGTITGLKARGNIKVDIVWEDGLLKQLHLVPLMDKLVKIKYSNKEVEIQLIKNKKTSLNESLEEI; this is encoded by the coding sequence ATGAGAAAACCAACCAAAATTTTAATAGTACTTTTTGTATTTTTTACTTTAAACTCATGTCAAAAGGAAGAGGTACAGCAACCCATAACAGAAATTTGGTATGCCCAACCTGCTACCAAATGGATGGAAGCTTTACCAATTGGTAATGGTCGTTTAGGAGCTATGGTGTTTGGTGACCCCAAGCATGAACGTATTCAACTTAACGAAGATTCACTTTGGCCAGGTGGTCCAGACTGGGGTAATTCGAAAGGGAATAAGGATGATTTAGAGCAAATTCGTGAACTTTTGGCAGCAGGAAAAGCTCATGAAGTTGATCAACTAATAATAGAAAAGTTTTCGTATAAATCAGTTTTAAGGTCGCACCAAACTATGGGCGATTTGTTTATTGATTTTGAAGGAGAAAACGAAGTAACCAATTATAAGAGATCTTTAGATTTTGATAATGCTATTGCTAAAACTGTTTATAATTCAAATGGACATCAAGTTACTCAAAAAGTTTTTGCTTCAAACCCAGATGATGTGCTCATTATAACATTAGAAACTAATAATCCAGAAGGTTTAAGCTTTACCTTAAGGATGGATCGTCCAGAAGATAATGGTCATAAAACAGTTTCGGTTTCAAACTCTTCAGAAAATGAAATTAGTATGAAAGGAATGGTAACTCAATATGGCGGTAAAAAGTTTTCAGAACCATTTCCAATTGATTATGGTGTTAAGTTTGAAACACGCTTAAAAGTAAATAATAATTCTGGTGAAGTAATTGCAAAAGATGGAATTTTAGAATTAAAAAATGTTAAGCAGGCTACCCTATATGTAGTAGCAAATACTTCTTTTTATCATGATGATTATGAGACTGAAAATACTAAAACTCTAACAGACGTTACTGAAAAATCGATTAAGGAATTACTTGATACTCATATAAAGGATTATCAGGAACTATACAATAGAGTTGATTTTAATCTGGGTGATGCGAGTTTAGATAGTTTACCTACTGATGTACGTTTAAAACGTATAAAAGAGGGTAATGACGATCCAGATTTAGCGGCTAAGTTATTTAAGTACGGACGCTATTTGTTGATAGCTTCTTCACGTGAAGGAACAAATCCCGCAAATTTACAAGGGTTATGGAATGAACATATACAAGCTCCTTGGAATGCAGATTATCATTTAAACATTAATTTACAAATGAATTATTGGCCGGCTGAGGTAACTAATTTAAGTGAATTGCATACTCCATTTTTTAATTTTTTAGATAAAGTATTTGATAGAGGAAGGATTACCGCAAAAGAGCAATATGGTATTGAAAGAGGTACAGTTGCTCATCATGCTACAGATTTATGGGCTACACCATGGATGCGTGCAGAAAGGGCTTATTGGGGGGCTTGGATTCACGGAGGTGGATGGTCAGGCCAACATTATTGGGAGCATTATCAATTTACAGAAGATAAAGAGTTTTTAGAAAAAAGAGCCTATCCTACGTTGAAAAGCTTATCTGAATTTTATTTAGATTGGTTGGTATGGGATGAAAAATCAAAGACTTGGGTTTCTAGCCCAGATTCATCACCTGAAAATTCATATTTAGCATCAGATGGTAAACCAGCTGCAATATCTTTTGGTAGTGCTATGGGACATCAAATTATTGGAGAAGTTTTTGACAACACAATGGCAGCAGCAAAGATTTTAGGAATCAATGATGATTTTGTGAAAGAGGTAAAAGCAAAGAGAGAAAACTTACATCCAGGTGTTGTTGTTGGTGAAGATGGTAGAATCTTAGAATGGAATGAACCTTATGAAGAACCTGAAAAAGGACATAGACACATGTCGCATTTATATGGATTGCATCCAGGTGATGATATAACATCACAAACAAAAGAAGCCTTTGCTGCGGCTCAAAAAACAATAGATTATCGATTAGAGCATGGTGGGGCAGGTACGGGTTGGAGTAGAGCATGGATGATTAATATGAATGCGAGATTATTAAATGCCAAATCTGCCGAAGAAAATATTACAAAATTTATGCAGATTTCAGTTGCTGATAATTTCTTCGATGAGCACCCTCCATTTCAAATTGATGGAAATTTTGGCTATACGGCAGGTGTTGCAGAATGTTTATTACAATCTCATGAAGGGTTTTTAAGGATATTACCATCACTACCTAATAATTGGAAAAAAGGTACTATTACAGGGTTAAAGGCAAGAGGTAATATTAAAGTCGATATCGTGTGGGAAGATGGTTTATTAAAACAATTACACTTGGTGCCATTGATGGATAAATTGGTGAAAATTAAATATAGTAATAAGGAAGTTGAAATTCAATTAATAAAAAATAAAAAAACATCGTTAAATGAAAGTCTTGAAGAAATATAA
- a CDS encoding alpha-galactosidase: protein MKPFLKIVALLSITLILSFTFIAEKANDWLIDNTVYEAQVFNKGKDIVLANGLITRKIRMSPNAATVEFRNDVTGENMLRSIKPEAEVTIDGKVYAVGGLTGLKEHGYLKNEWIDDLETDESAFQFKNYTNNPIDRKIKWSKNKEFNLATKGFATGREIVLEFKHKSPDLKKIKVFVHYEIYNGAPLISKWITIENNSDKAVTVDGFKNEMLAFPEPENAVDKPEQWLRPNMHVESDYAFGGFSASSANHTIFYEKDPEYTSQVNWNLETPCLLESKLKVGPNKLLQPKETFESFHTYELLLDGTDRERNSLSKRKMYRLLAPWSTENPIFMHLTSTDSTEVVSAIDQCKETGYEMVILSFGSGLNMEDTTAVNIQKFKNLADYAHGKGIELGGYSLFSSRRISDAVDVIDKKTGKPGGAKFGNAPCLASEWGESYIEKLKYFLDKTGFDLLEHDGPYPGDFCASTNHKHHKGYEDSQWEQWKMTTDFYHWLKDKRIYLNAPDFYYLNGSNKCGIGYREVNWSLPREQQIMLGRQNIYDGTWEKTPSMAWTFVPLTEYHGGGKEATLEPLSKHLLDYEKHMVQNYGAGVQACYRGPRLYDTEKTKELVIEQIDHYKKYREILNSDIIHLRRPDGRSWDGFMHANPDNSEKGFVMLFNPTENTIDEVIKVPLYYTGLTEFATIAEKGKKKGKKYELNRNYEVDLSVKIPANGYTWFVIN from the coding sequence ATGAAACCATTCCTTAAAATAGTCGCTCTACTCAGTATAACCTTAATTCTAAGTTTTACATTCATAGCTGAAAAAGCTAATGATTGGCTAATTGATAATACAGTTTATGAAGCTCAAGTTTTTAATAAGGGCAAAGATATTGTGTTGGCTAACGGTCTGATAACCAGAAAAATAAGAATGAGTCCTAATGCAGCTACGGTTGAATTTCGGAATGATGTTACTGGTGAAAATATGTTAAGAAGCATTAAACCAGAAGCAGAAGTTACAATTGATGGTAAGGTATATGCGGTAGGTGGTTTAACCGGACTTAAAGAACACGGTTATTTAAAAAATGAATGGATTGATGATTTAGAGACTGATGAATCTGCTTTTCAGTTTAAAAATTATACCAATAATCCAATTGATAGAAAAATAAAATGGAGTAAGAATAAAGAGTTTAATTTAGCTACCAAAGGATTTGCTACAGGTAGAGAAATTGTATTGGAGTTTAAACATAAATCACCTGATTTAAAAAAAATTAAAGTATTTGTACATTACGAAATTTATAATGGGGCTCCATTAATTTCTAAATGGATTACTATTGAGAATAATAGTGATAAAGCGGTTACTGTAGATGGATTTAAAAACGAAATGTTGGCTTTTCCTGAACCAGAAAATGCTGTAGATAAACCTGAGCAATGGTTACGTCCAAACATGCATGTAGAAAGTGATTACGCTTTTGGTGGATTTTCAGCAAGTTCAGCCAACCATACTATTTTTTATGAAAAAGATCCCGAGTATACTTCGCAAGTAAATTGGAACTTGGAAACGCCGTGTTTACTTGAAAGTAAATTGAAAGTTGGTCCGAACAAACTCTTACAGCCAAAGGAAACTTTTGAAAGTTTCCATACTTACGAACTCTTATTAGATGGCACGGACAGAGAACGGAATTCGTTAAGTAAACGAAAAATGTATCGTTTATTGGCTCCATGGTCAACTGAGAATCCAATTTTTATGCATTTAACAAGTACAGATTCAACAGAAGTTGTTTCTGCTATAGATCAATGTAAAGAAACCGGTTACGAAATGGTTATTTTAAGTTTTGGAAGTGGTTTAAATATGGAAGATACAACTGCTGTAAATATTCAAAAATTTAAAAACCTAGCAGATTATGCACATGGTAAAGGGATTGAATTGGGAGGTTATTCACTTTTTTCAAGCAGGAGAATAAGTGATGCCGTTGATGTAATTGATAAAAAAACAGGAAAGCCGGGCGGAGCAAAATTTGGAAATGCCCCTTGTTTGGCAAGTGAATGGGGAGAAAGTTATATTGAAAAATTGAAGTACTTTTTAGATAAAACGGGATTTGATTTACTAGAACATGACGGTCCATATCCTGGTGATTTTTGTGCTTCTACAAATCATAAACATCATAAAGGTTATGAAGATTCACAGTGGGAACAATGGAAAATGACCACTGATTTTTATCATTGGCTAAAGGATAAAAGAATTTATTTAAATGCTCCTGATTTTTATTATTTAAACGGTTCAAATAAATGTGGTATTGGGTATCGAGAAGTAAATTGGTCGTTACCAAGAGAGCAGCAAATTATGTTAGGTCGACAAAATATTTATGATGGTACTTGGGAAAAAACACCGTCAATGGCATGGACATTTGTACCGTTGACTGAATATCATGGAGGAGGAAAAGAAGCTACTTTAGAGCCGTTGAGCAAACATTTACTCGATTATGAAAAACATATGGTTCAGAATTATGGTGCTGGTGTACAAGCGTGTTATCGCGGCCCACGTTTATACGATACAGAAAAAACAAAAGAGCTTGTTATTGAACAAATAGATCATTATAAAAAATATAGAGAAATTCTAAATTCAGATATTATCCATTTAAGAAGACCAGATGGAAGGTCGTGGGATGGATTTATGCATGCCAATCCTGATAACTCTGAAAAAGGCTTTGTTATGTTATTTAATCCTACAGAAAACACTATAGACGAAGTTATAAAAGTACCATTATACTACACCGGTCTAACAGAATTTGCCACTATTGCAGAAAAAGGAAAGAAAAAAGGTAAAAAATACGAGTTGAATCGAAATTACGAGGTTGATTTAAGTGTAAAAATTCCGGCAAATGGATATACTTGGTTTGTAATAAACTAG
- a CDS encoding sialate O-acetylesterase has translation MKKSILLIIAIFFFNQAFAEIWLPSILSDNMVLQQESEVTFWGWTTNTNEKITITPSWNNISVEIKAYQGKWQGKLTTPKAGGIYTITIQGHEEISIKNVLIGEVWLGSGQSNMEWTPAQGLVNAEEEIKNANYPEIRFFQVSKHIANTPQENTKGKWFVCSPETMKNFSSIAYLFGRKLHKELGIPVGLISSNWGGTPIETWIPEQMMNGNKSLQETAKKITPRAWWPNETGLAYNAMIYPLLNFNIAGVIWYQGESNRENAVSYYKSFPLLIDSWRKAFGKVFPFYYVQIAPYKYDDLQGVDAAVVRDAQLQTMLEIPKTGMVVTNDIGNLENIHPINKQDVGLRLALWALAKDYGKSDLVYSGPIYKSMEIKKKKIILNFDYADNGLVKKGKELNEFYIAGDDQKFYPAKAKVVGKTVVVSAKAVKKPVAVRFAFTNGALPNLFNKENLPASAFRTDYWEIKLK, from the coding sequence ATGAAAAAAAGTATATTATTAATAATTGCCATCTTCTTTTTTAATCAGGCATTTGCAGAGATTTGGCTACCCTCTATCTTATCTGATAATATGGTTTTGCAGCAAGAATCTGAAGTTACCTTTTGGGGGTGGACTACTAATACCAATGAAAAAATAACCATTACGCCTTCTTGGAATAATATTTCCGTAGAAATTAAAGCCTATCAAGGAAAATGGCAAGGAAAATTAACCACGCCTAAAGCAGGAGGAATTTATACTATAACGATACAAGGTCACGAAGAAATTAGTATTAAAAATGTGCTCATTGGTGAAGTTTGGTTGGGTTCTGGACAATCGAATATGGAGTGGACGCCGGCTCAAGGCCTTGTTAATGCAGAAGAAGAAATTAAGAATGCTAATTATCCAGAAATTCGGTTTTTTCAAGTGTCTAAGCATATTGCGAATACACCTCAAGAAAACACGAAAGGGAAGTGGTTTGTTTGTAGTCCTGAAACCATGAAGAATTTCAGTTCAATTGCTTATTTATTTGGTAGGAAATTACATAAGGAGTTGGGTATTCCTGTAGGATTAATAAGTAGTAATTGGGGAGGTACCCCTATTGAAACTTGGATACCAGAACAAATGATGAACGGTAATAAGTCACTACAAGAGACTGCAAAAAAAATTACACCAAGAGCGTGGTGGCCAAATGAAACCGGACTCGCATATAATGCCATGATATACCCACTTTTAAATTTTAATATAGCAGGTGTTATATGGTATCAAGGAGAATCTAATCGAGAAAATGCAGTATCCTATTATAAATCATTTCCTTTATTAATTGACTCTTGGAGAAAAGCATTTGGTAAGGTGTTTCCTTTTTATTATGTACAAATTGCACCTTATAAATATGACGACCTACAAGGTGTGGATGCTGCGGTGGTCAGAGATGCTCAATTACAAACCATGTTAGAAATACCTAAGACAGGTATGGTCGTTACAAATGATATAGGTAATTTAGAAAATATTCATCCCATTAATAAGCAAGATGTGGGTTTGCGATTAGCCTTATGGGCGTTAGCAAAAGATTATGGTAAATCAGATTTAGTATATAGTGGACCTATTTATAAATCAATGGAAATCAAAAAGAAGAAAATTATATTGAATTTTGATTATGCTGATAATGGTTTAGTAAAAAAAGGAAAGGAATTAAACGAATTTTATATTGCAGGTGATGACCAAAAATTTTATCCAGCCAAGGCTAAAGTAGTAGGTAAAACCGTGGTCGTTTCAGCAAAAGCGGTAAAAAAGCCAGTTGCTGTTAGGTTTGCATTTACGAACGGGGCTTTACCAAACCTTTTCAATAAAGAAAATTTACCCGCGTCTGCCTTTAGAACAGATTATTGGGAAATAAAACTAAAATAA